The segment AAGCAGTGGCTTGCGCTCATCATATTGCCACTAAAGCCGGCGTGCAGCCGGGGGATGTGGCAGTGGTACTGGGACCGGGGCCGATCGGTCTGCTGACGGCGCAAATGGCCCGCCGCCTTGGTGCTCAGGTGATTATCGCCGGTTTGTCGCAAGATAGGGTCAGACTGGAAAAAGCGCGGGAGGTAGGGATAAACCAGGCCGTGGATATTGAGCGGCAGGATCTGCGGCAGCTTGTGGTCGATGCGACGGCGGGTTATGGGGCAGATATCGTGTTTGAGTGTACCGGGGCGCCGCCTTCGGTGGCTATGGGACTGGAGCTTCTGCGCAAGCAGGGAACTTACGTGCAGGCCGGAGTTTTTCCCACAGCCGAGCTGCCGGCCGACTTTGACAAGATCATTCAAAAGGAACTGCGGATTATTGGCAGCCGCAGCCAGAATCCGTTTGACTGGGAACCATCCCTTCAACTAATCAGTGAAGGCGCTGTAAAAACGCAGGAACTGGTTTCCCATCAATTTACGCTCGCTGAATGGGATAAGGCCTATGCGGTGATCAAACAGGGACAAGCTATAAAAGTGGTGCTGGTACCTGGGCGGGAAATGGAGGCATAACCTCTTGACAGTGATTTGCTTCTGCGGTAGAATGAAAAACAATATACATCTACATAACGTTAAATTCTCTTATTTAGAGTGGTCGAGGGACTGGCCCGATGACACCCGGCAACCGGCAGCAATGCAGTGGTGCTAACTCCAGCAGGAATGATTTCCTGGAAGATGAGGGAAGGGTATTTTATAACAGTAAAACCCCTTTCTGCGGAGAGGGGTTTTTATTATGCCGGAAGGGATAATAAAAATAATTTACGATTTTAGTTTAAATGGGGGATATTATGAAACTGAGTACAAAAATAGTTCATTGCGGCGTGGGGGCCGACCCGCGCACCGGTGCGATCAGCACACCAATTTATCAAAATGCCACCTTTCGCCATCCGGCGTTAGGAGAAAGCACCGGCTATGATTATTCCCGTTCCCAGAATCCAACCAGGGAAGCGGTTGAGAAGGCTATTACCGACCTGGAAGGCGGTGCTGCCGGCTATGTCTTTGCATCAGGCATGGCCGCTGTGACGGCGGTATTGTTGTTATATAAGCCGGGCAGTCATTTTATCGTTACCGAAGATTGTTATGGCGGTACCTATCGCGTGTTGGACCAGATTTTCGCCAATCTGGGTTTTACGGTGAGCTTTATTGACAGCAGCAATCTGACAGAAGTCCAGGAGTCAATTCAAAAAAATACGGCGGCCATTTTAATTGAAACGCCGACCAATCCGCTGATGAAAATTGCCGATATCA is part of the Propionispora hippei DSM 15287 genome and harbors:
- a CDS encoding zinc-binding dehydrogenase produces the protein MRALVKRETGYGHLQVVDKQEPEPGPGQVKIKVAYAAICGTDLHTYEGKYKVAVPVALGHEFSGEITALGAGVAGFQVGDRVTAETTAVACGECRYCQTKQYNLCSRRQGIGTQVDGAFAEYLVIRAASVHKLPENVSFLAASMTEAVACAHHIATKAGVQPGDVAVVLGPGPIGLLTAQMARRLGAQVIIAGLSQDRVRLEKAREVGINQAVDIERQDLRQLVVDATAGYGADIVFECTGAPPSVAMGLELLRKQGTYVQAGVFPTAELPADFDKIIQKELRIIGSRSQNPFDWEPSLQLISEGAVKTQELVSHQFTLAEWDKAYAVIKQGQAIKVVLVPGREMEA